The window TAGAGGCAGTTCTTGTGCCTCCATCAGCTTGTAACACATCGCAATCCACCCAAAAGGTTCTTTCCCCTATTTTTGTAAGGTCAAGGGAGGTTCTCATGGCTCTACCTATCATACGCTGTATCTCGTGAGTTCTTCCGCTTATCCTCCCTTGCACGGATTCTCTTATATTTCTTGTGACGGTTGCCCTCGGAAGCATAGAGTATTCGGCGGTAATCCAGCCCTGCCCCTTACCCTTTAGGAATGGAGGTACACCTTCCTGCACGGATACAGTACATATCACCTTTGTGTTTCCAAACTCAACAAGACAAGAGCCTTCCGGATGTTGTAAATAATCCCTAACTATTCTTATAGGTCTTAGCTCGTTGGCTTTTCGCCCGTCCTTTCTCAAATCTTTGCTCCAAGAGTCTTAGCCTTTTCTATAACCTCCTCTATGGTGCCCACCATGTAAAAAGCCATCTCAGGAAGGTGGTCATACTTTCCTGTGAGTATCTCTTTGAAGCTCCTTATGTTGTCCTCAAGCCTTACATACTTTCCGGGCATACCTGTGAACTGCTCCGCCACGTGGAAGGGCTGAGCCAGGAACCTCTGAATCCTTCTCGCTCTGTTGACTATAGCCTTGTCCTCTTCTGAAAGCTCTTCCATTCCCAGTATGGCTATGATTTCTTGAAGCTCCTTG is drawn from Hydrogenobacter sp. and contains these coding sequences:
- the rph gene encoding ribonuclease PH yields the protein MRKDGRKANELRPIRIVRDYLQHPEGSCLVEFGNTKVICTVSVQEGVPPFLKGKGQGWITAEYSMLPRATVTRNIRESVQGRISGRTHEIQRMIGRAMRTSLDLTKIGERTFWVDCDVLQADGGTRTASITGAFVALADAVIKLYNDGVLSVTPLKDFVASVSVGMVNGQVLLDLNYEEDSSASVDMNVVATGSGRISEIQALGEENTFTREEFDKMLSLALGGISQLVELQRAFYEIIGGLWKKKNVKEARL